One bacterium DNA window includes the following coding sequences:
- a CDS encoding transcription termination/antitermination NusG family protein — MDVQMLDGLVSSGEVLWYVLYVKPRCEKKMAGYCEVHGVECDLPVREETKIYQRRKVTVHKPVFPGYVFLRFSQDHKLTVLKSNMVVRILPVDNQEQFYKELQQIRQALAIDPTLDASAAFQSGRRVMIKSGPFQGLEGVVQLVKGKTKVVLNVDIIGRAIAVEVGMELLEPVE; from the coding sequence ATGGATGTTCAGATGCTCGATGGCCTCGTTTCTTCCGGCGAAGTGCTTTGGTATGTTTTGTATGTCAAGCCGCGCTGTGAAAAGAAAATGGCGGGCTACTGCGAGGTTCACGGTGTGGAGTGTGATTTGCCTGTTCGTGAGGAAACCAAAATTTATCAGAGGCGCAAAGTGACGGTTCATAAGCCGGTTTTTCCAGGCTATGTATTCCTTCGCTTCTCCCAGGATCATAAGCTCACTGTGTTGAAGAGTAATATGGTCGTTCGTATCCTCCCGGTTGATAATCAGGAGCAGTTTTATAAAGAATTACAACAGATACGCCAGGCCTTGGCGATCGACCCCACTCTGGATGCCTCGGCGGCCTTCCAGTCCGGACGGCGTGTTATGATCAAGAGCGGTCCTTTCCAGGGGCTGGAAGGGGTGGTACAGTTGGTCAAAGGTAAAACCAAAGTGGTGCTCAATGTGGATATCATCGGCCGCGCGATTGCGGTTGAAGTAGGCATGGAATTATTGGAACCAGTGGAGTAA